One Centroberyx gerrardi isolate f3 chromosome 6, fCenGer3.hap1.cur.20231027, whole genome shotgun sequence genomic region harbors:
- the fkrp gene encoding ribitol 5-phosphate transferase FKRP produces MRVSFCQGLLTGAIILNLLILYYVSRAQQQMMEKRRDLGRGTRRAALPASSLGGGLGGLVGPGGGLAGPGGVGVEGNGRGPRVTVLLREFENFENYVGDVATSFLRQRPELPFLAVADTSPYPPLALPEGARLLVLSPSPDQPPQAHRPEFHVQTEFVLLVPDGVELEQGRAVERLIRELEGEGGGPVRLVAAPVLARSAVQCLHLRVSLREWTATYSPAASGSSGSVCTALQGDAVVLIRTEDLFNLSVPLGRPLFSSLFIQTSLRSWKVKLLESPCFSANHRPLFSSAHNQWKADTRLKEATGRLMRSFGLKRLRLPDGKEQWHGCSKETSRCFGTVRDDTPDYLYLERWTPPCCLRALRETTKYVINILESSGVRYWLEGGTLLGAARHQDIIPWDYDVDLGIYLEDVPNCDHLKNLDSGSLVDANGYVWERAVEGDFYRVQYSEANHLHVDLWPFYPRNGVMTKDTWTEHKQDVEFPEHFLQPLVPMPFAGITAYGPNNHRAFLELKFGEGVIENPQYPNPAKKRLDRSKL; encoded by the coding sequence ATGCGTGTCAGTTTTTGCCAGGGCCTGTTAACCGGAGCCATTATCCTCAACCTCCTCATTCTCTATTATGTGTCCCGGGCCCAGCAGCAGATGATGGAGAAGCGGAGAGACCTTGGCAGGGGCACCAGGAGGGCTGCCCTACCGGCCTCCAGTCTCGGGGGAGGCTTAGGGGGCCTCGTGGGGCCCGGCGGCGGGCTGGCTGGGCCTGGAGGGGTCGGGGTTGAGGGAAACGGTCGTGGACCCCGCGTGACCGTGCTCCTTCGGGAGTTTGAAAACTTTGAGAATTACGTCGGGGACGTGGCTACCTCCTTCCTTCGCCAGAGGCCTGAGCTTCCCTTCCTGGCTGTGGCGGACACCTCGCCCTACCCTCCCCTGGCGCTCCCCGAGGGGGCTCGGCTTCTGGTGCTCTCTCCCAGCCCCGACCAGCCGCCCCAAGCTCACAGGCCGGAGTTCCACGTCCAGACGGAATTCGTGCTGCTGGTGCCTGACGGAGTGGAGTTGGAGCAGGGCCGGGCTGTGGAGAGGCTGATCAGGGAGCTGGAAGGTGAGGGCGGGGGCCCCGTGAGGCTGGTGGCTGCGCCGGTGCTGGCCCGATCCGCCGTGCAGTGCCTCCACCTGCGGGTCAGCCTGAGAGAGTGGACGGCCACCTACTCGCCGGCGGCATCTGGGAGCAGCGGGAGTGTGTGTACGGCTTTACAGGGAGACGCGGTGGTCCTCATCCGCACCGAGGACCTCTTTAACCTGTCGGTGCCTCTGGGGCGGcccctcttctcctcgctcTTCATCCAGACCTCCCTGAGAAGCTGGAAGGTCAAgctgctggagagcccctgctTCTCCGCGAACCACCGACCCCTCTTCAGCTCCGCTCACAACCAGTGGAAGGCCGACACTCGACTGAAGGAGGCCACGGGGAGGCTCATGAGGAGCTTTGGGCTTAAGCGTCTTCGGCTGCCCGACGGGAAGGAGCAGTGGCACGGCTGCAGTAAGGAGACATCTCGCTGCTTCGGCACCGTGCGAGATGACACCCCGGACTACCTCTACCTGGAGCGCTGGACCCCACCCTGCTGTCTGCGGGCGCTCCGGGAGACCACCAAGTACGTCATCAACATCCTGGAGAGCTCCGGTGTGCGCTACTGGCTGGAGGGAGGGACTCTGTTGGGCGCCGCCCGCCATCAAGACATCATCCCGTGGGACTATGATGTGGACCTGGGCATCTACCTGGAGGACGTACCCAACTGCGATCACCTGAAGAACCTGGACTCGGGCTCTCTGGTGGATGCTAACGGCTACGTGTGGGAGCGGGCGGTGGAGGGGGATTTCTACCGGGTCCAGTACAGCGAGGCCAACCACCTCCATGTGGATCTGTGGCCGTTCTATCCGCGGAACGGCGTCATGACCAAAGACACATGGACGGAGCACAAACAAGACGTGGAGTTCCCGGAGCACTTCCTTCAGCCGCTGGTGCCCATGCCCTTTGCCGGCATCACTGCCTACGGCCCCAACAACCACCGCGCCTTCTTGGAGCTGAAGTTCGGGGAGGGGGTGATCGAGAACCCCCAGTACCCCAACCCTGCCAAGAAGAGGCTGGACAGAAGCAAGTTATGA
- the slc1a5 gene encoding neutral amino acid transporter B(0) encodes MAEKIDMEGKTSNGEAHLDEPVANGFNSCKKSSPEPLGQRVKRIVMANLLVILTVAGVIIGVFIGLGVRNMELSRTQIIYIGFPGELLIRLLKMIIIPLVVCSLVSGAASIDPKALGKLGGWAMLFFLVTTLIASAIGIVMAFIINPGSVTGTKPKVAGLDDDLPQPKDVIDSFLDLIRNIFPSNLVSAAFQSYATSYKLVTRNVTNGTPSITVEKVPIGTDQDGMNILGLVVFAIVFGVALRKLGEEGEILIKFFNSFNEATMVLVSWIMWYAPLGIMFLVAGKIVEMEDVGTLFASLGKYIACCVIGHAIHGLLVLPAIYFIITRKNPFTFLWGIFTALATAFGTCSSSATLPLMMKCVEENNGVSKHISRFILPIGATVNMDGAALFQCVAAVFIAQLNDISLNFIQVFTILVTATASSVGAAGIPAGGVLTLAIILEAVGLPTNDISLILAVDWLVDRTCTVLNVEGDAFGAGLLQYFVDRTSKPEEGAELSEVKLEEDPTAAAPEHSPLIGKRGGKGDAESAATPRSEKESVM; translated from the exons ATGGCTGAGAAGATAGACATGGAGGGGAAGACATCCAACGGCGAGGCGCACCTCGACGAGCCGGTGGCCAACGGATTCAACAGCTGCAAGAAGAGCAGCCCCGAGCCGCTGGGCCAGCGGGTGAAGAGGATAGTGATGGCCAACCTGCTGGTGATCCTCACCGTGGCCGGGGTCATCATCGGTGTTTTTATTGGACTTGGTGTGCGCAATATGGAGCTGAGCAGGACCCAGATTATCTACATCGGCTTCCCCGGCGAGCTGCTCATCCGGCTGCTGAAGATGATCATCATCCCCCTGGTTGTGTGCAGTCTGGTGTCCGGAGCGGCCAGCATCGACCCCAAAGCCCTGGGCAAGCTGGGCGGCTGGGCTATGCTCTTCTTCCTGGTCACCACCTTGATCGCCTCGGCCATCGGGATTGTGATGGCTTTCATCATAAACCCGGGCTCGGTCACCGGCACGAAGCCCAAAGTGGCAGGCTTGGATGACGACTTGCCCCAGCCGAAAGACGTGATCGACTCCTTCTTAGATTTGATCAG aAACATCTTTCCCTCCAACCTGGTGTCTGCTGCCTTCCAATCA TATGCAACCAGCTACAAGCTGGTTACCAGGAATGTCACAAATGGAACCCCAAGCATCACAGTGGAGAAG gtgccCATTGGTACAGACCAGGATGGTATGAATATTCTGGGCCTGGTGGTGTTTGCCATCGTGTTTGGTGTGGCTTTGAGGAAgctgggagaggaaggagagatccTTATCAAGTTCTTCAATTCCTTCAACGAGGCCACCATGGTGCTGGTCTCCTGGATCATGTG GTACGCTCCTCTGGGTATCATGTTCCTGGTAGCTGGCAAGATTGTTGAGATGGAGGATGTTGGCACACTGTTTGCCAGCCTGGGGAAATACATAGCATGCTGTGTGATTGGACATGCCATCCATGGCCTCCTAGTGTTGCCAGCCATCTACTTCATCATCACTAGGAAGAACCCCTTCACCTTCCTGTGGGGGATATTCACTGCCCTGGCAACTGCCTTCGGAACCTGCTCCAG CTCTGCCACCCTGCCCCTGATGATGAAGTGTGTGGAGGAGAATAACGGCGTGTCCAAGCACATCAGCCGCTTCATCCTGCCCATCGGAGCTACGGTCAACATGGACGGAGCTGCTCTCTTCCAGTGTGTGGCCGCTGTTTTCATCGCCCAGCTCAACGACATCTCTCTCAACTTCATCCAGGTCTTCACCATCCT CGTGACAGCCACAGCATCCAGTGTGGGAGCAGCAGGTATACCTGCAGGTGGTGTGCTGACTCTAGCTATTATCCTGGAGGCAGTAGGATTGCCCACCAATGACATCTCTCTCATCCTGGCGGTCGACTGGCTTGT TGACCGTACCTGCACAGTGCTGAATGTGGAGGGCGATGCCTTCGGAGCCGGGCTCTTGCAGTACTTTGTGGACCGCACATCCAAACCAGAGGAAGGGGCAGAGCTGAGCGAGGTCAAGCTGGAGGAAGACCCGACTGCTGCCGCGCCCGAACACTCGCCGCTCATCGGGAAACGAGGTGGGAAGGGTGATGCAGAAAGCGCCGCCACGCCCCGGTCTGAAAAAGAGTCCGTGATGTAA